The Cervus elaphus chromosome 30, mCerEla1.1, whole genome shotgun sequence genome segment GAAGAAGTAGAAGAAGAAGAGACTggtgaagaaacaaaaatcaaagcacGTCAGCTGACTGTTCAGATGATGCAAAATCCTCAGATTCTTGCAGCCCTTCAAGAAAGACTTGATGGTCTGGTAGAAACACCAACAGGATACATTGAAAGCTTGCCTAGGGTAGTTAAAAGACGAGTGAATGCTCTTAAAAACCTTCAAGTTAAATGTGCACAGATAGAAGCCAAATTCTATGAGGAAGTTCATGATCTTGAAAGAAAGTATGCTGTTCTTTATCAGCCTCTGTTTGATAAGCGATTTGAGATCATTAATGCCATTTATGAACCTACAGAAGAAGAATGTGAATGGAAACCAGATGAGGAAGATGAAATTTCGGAGGAGCTAAAAGAAAAGGCCAAGAttgaagatgagaaaaaggatgaagaaaaagaagatcccAAGGGAATTCCTGAGTTTTGGTTGACTGTTTTTAAGAATGTTGACTTGCTCAGTGATATGGTTCAGGAACATGATGAACCTATTCTGAAGCACTTGAAAGATATTAAAGTGAAGTTCTCAGATGCTGGTCAACCTATGAGTTTTGTCTTAGAATTTCA includes the following:
- the LOC122686757 gene encoding nucleosome assembly protein 1-like 1 encodes the protein MADIDNKEQAELDQDLDDVEEVEEEETGEETKIKARQLTVQMMQNPQILAALQERLDGLVETPTGYIESLPRVVKRRVNALKNLQVKCAQIEAKFYEEVHDLERKYAVLYQPLFDKRFEIINAIYEPTEEECEWKPDEEDEISEELKEKAKIEDEKKDEEKEDPKGIPEFWLTVFKNVDLLSDMVQEHDEPILKHLKDIKVKFSDAGQPMSFVLEFHFEPNEYFTNEVLTKTYRMRSEPDDADPFSFDGPEIMGCTGCQIDWKKGKNVTLKTIKKKQKHKGRGTVRTVTKTVSNDSFFNFFAPPEVPESGDLDDDSEAILAADFEIGHFLRERTIPRSVLYFTGEAIEDDDDDYDEEGEEADEEGEEEGDEENDPNYDPKKDQNPAECKQQ